A region from the Micrococcus cohnii genome encodes:
- the rpmC gene encoding 50S ribosomal protein L29: MAIGTKDLNVESLDTMDNSRLREALKSSKEELFNLRFQAATGQLDNSSRLKAVKRDIARIYTILRERELGIREDVAGEGDKNEEAAK, translated from the coding sequence ATGGCCATCGGAACCAAGGATCTGAACGTCGAGTCCCTGGACACCATGGACAACAGCCGTCTGCGGGAGGCTCTGAAGTCTTCCAAGGAGGAGCTGTTCAACCTGCGCTTCCAGGCGGCGACCGGCCAGCTGGACAACTCCAGCCGTCTCAAGGCCGTCAAGCGCGACATCGCCCGCATCTACACCATCCTGCGTGAGCGCGAGCTCGGCATCCGCGAGGACGTCGCAGGCGAGGGTGACAAGAACGAGGAGGCTGCCAAGTGA
- the rplP gene encoding 50S ribosomal protein L16 has protein sequence MLIPRRVKHRKQHSPKRTGAAKGGTTVTFGEWGIQALTPAYVTNRQIEAARIAMTRYIKRGGKVWINIYPDRPLTKKPAETRMGSGKGSPEWWVANVKPGRVLFELSGVSDEVAREALRLAIHKLPLKARIIRREGGE, from the coding sequence ATGCTGATTCCCCGTCGAGTCAAGCACCGCAAGCAGCACAGCCCGAAGCGCACCGGCGCCGCCAAGGGCGGCACCACCGTGACTTTCGGCGAGTGGGGCATCCAGGCGCTCACGCCGGCCTATGTGACGAACCGTCAGATCGAGGCCGCGCGTATCGCCATGACCCGCTACATCAAGCGTGGCGGCAAGGTCTGGATCAACATCTACCCGGACCGCCCGCTTACGAAGAAGCCCGCCGAGACCCGTATGGGCTCCGGCAAGGGCTCGCCCGAGTGGTGGGTCGCCAACGTCAAGCCGGGCCGCGTGCTCTTCGAGCTCTCGGGTGTCTCGGACGAGGTCGCCCGCGAGGCGCTGCGTCTGGCCATCCACAAGCTGCCGCTCAAGGCCCGAATCATCCGTCGAGAGGGTGGTGAGTGA
- the rpsC gene encoding 30S ribosomal protein S3, producing the protein MGQKINPNGFRLGITTDHVSHWFADSHKEGQRYKDFLKEDVKIRELMTNGMERAGISKVEIERTRDRVRVDIHTARPGIVIGRRGAEADRIRGELEKLTGKQIQLNILEVKNPETDAQLVAQGVAEQLASRVAFRRAMKKAIQSAMRAGAKGIRIQCAGRLGGAEMSRSEFYREGRVPLHTLRANIDFGKFEAKTTFGRIGVKVWIYKGDLTAKELAAKEAAQPSGRGRGGDRRGGERRRRNDRAERAPRQENASQGAGAQAPAAAPAEGGNA; encoded by the coding sequence ATGGGACAGAAGATCAACCCCAACGGTTTCCGCCTCGGCATCACCACCGACCATGTCTCGCACTGGTTCGCTGACTCTCACAAGGAGGGCCAGCGGTACAAGGACTTCCTCAAGGAGGACGTCAAGATCCGCGAGCTGATGACCAACGGCATGGAGCGCGCCGGCATCTCCAAGGTGGAGATCGAGCGCACCCGTGACCGCGTGCGTGTGGACATCCACACCGCTCGCCCGGGCATCGTCATCGGTCGACGCGGCGCAGAGGCTGACCGTATCCGCGGCGAGCTCGAGAAGCTCACCGGCAAGCAGATCCAGCTGAACATCCTCGAGGTCAAGAACCCCGAGACCGACGCTCAGCTGGTGGCGCAGGGCGTGGCCGAGCAGCTCGCCTCGCGCGTGGCGTTCCGCCGCGCGATGAAGAAGGCCATCCAGTCGGCCATGCGCGCCGGTGCCAAGGGCATCCGCATCCAGTGCGCCGGCCGTCTCGGCGGCGCCGAAATGAGCCGTTCGGAGTTCTACCGCGAGGGGCGCGTGCCGCTGCACACCCTGCGCGCGAACATCGACTTCGGCAAGTTCGAGGCCAAGACGACCTTCGGCCGCATCGGTGTGAAGGTCTGGATCTACAAGGGCGACCTGACCGCCAAGGAGCTCGCGGCCAAGGAGGCCGCGCAGCCCTCGGGCCGTGGCCGCGGCGGCGACCGCCGTGGCGGCGAGCGTCGTCGTCGCAATGACCGTGCCGAGCGTGCTCCGCGTCAGGAGAACGCCTCGCAGGGCGCCGGTGCGCAGGCTCCGGCCGCCGCTCCCGCTGAAGGAGGCAACGCCTGA
- the rplV gene encoding 50S ribosomal protein L22: MEAKAIARHLRVTPMKARRVVDLVRGKDTIEALAILKFAQQGASEPVYKLVASAVANARVKADREGLAFDESSLYISEAFVSEGPTMKRFQPRAQGRAFRINKRTSHITVVVASKDEKGGTK; the protein is encoded by the coding sequence ATGGAAGCCAAGGCAATTGCGCGCCACCTGCGCGTGACGCCGATGAAGGCCCGGCGCGTCGTCGACCTGGTCCGTGGCAAGGACACCATCGAGGCTCTGGCCATCCTGAAGTTCGCCCAGCAGGGCGCTTCGGAGCCGGTGTACAAGCTGGTCGCCTCCGCTGTGGCCAACGCCCGCGTCAAGGCCGACCGTGAGGGCCTCGCCTTCGACGAGAGCTCGCTGTACATCAGCGAGGCCTTCGTCTCCGAAGGCCCGACCATGAAGCGGTTCCAGCCGCGTGCCCAGGGCCGCGCTTTCCGCATCAACAAGCGCACCAGCCACATCACCGTGGTTGTTGCCTCCAAGGACGAGAAGGGTGGGACCAAGTAA
- the rpsS gene encoding 30S ribosomal protein S19 — MPRSLKKGPFVDQHLYLKVLAENEKGTKNVIKTWSRRSMIIPDMLGHTIAVHDGRKHIPVFITESMVGHKLGEFAPTRLFRGHVKDDKKGKRR, encoded by the coding sequence ATGCCTCGCAGCCTGAAGAAGGGCCCCTTCGTCGATCAGCACCTCTACCTGAAGGTTCTGGCCGAGAACGAGAAGGGCACCAAGAACGTCATCAAGACCTGGTCTCGCCGGTCGATGATCATCCCGGACATGCTCGGCCACACCATCGCGGTGCACGACGGCCGCAAGCACATCCCGGTGTTCATCACCGAGTCGATGGTGGGCCACAAGCTCGGAGAGTTCGCGCCCACGCGACTGTTCCGCGGTCACGTGAAGGACGACAAGAAGGGCAAGCGCCGCTGA
- the rplB gene encoding 50S ribosomal protein L2, protein MAIRKHKPTTPGQRGSSVADFAEITRSTPEKSLLRPLHKTGGRNNTGRITTRHKGGGHKRQYRLIDFRRHDKDGVPAKVAHIEYDPNRTARIALLHYVDGTKRYILAPAKLKQGDAVEAGPNADIKPGNNLPLRNIPLGTVIHAVELRPGGGAKMARSAGASIQLVAREGRFAQLRLPSGEIRNVDVRCRATIGEVGNAEQTNISWGKAGRMRWKGVRPTVRGVVMNPVDHPHGGGEGKTSGGRHPVNPNGKPEGRTRRPNKESDKYIVRRRRTGKNKR, encoded by the coding sequence ATGGCTATCCGTAAACACAAGCCGACCACCCCGGGCCAGCGCGGCTCGTCGGTGGCCGACTTCGCAGAGATCACCCGGTCCACGCCGGAGAAGTCCCTTCTCCGCCCGCTGCACAAGACCGGCGGCCGCAACAACACCGGCCGCATCACCACCCGCCACAAGGGCGGCGGCCACAAGCGTCAGTACCGTCTGATCGACTTCCGTCGTCACGACAAGGACGGCGTGCCGGCGAAGGTCGCTCACATCGAGTACGACCCGAACCGCACCGCCCGCATCGCGCTGCTGCACTACGTGGACGGCACGAAGCGGTACATCCTGGCTCCGGCCAAGCTGAAGCAGGGTGACGCCGTCGAGGCCGGTCCGAACGCGGACATCAAGCCCGGCAACAACCTGCCGCTGCGCAACATCCCGCTCGGCACCGTGATCCACGCCGTGGAGCTGCGTCCGGGCGGCGGTGCCAAGATGGCCCGCTCCGCCGGCGCCTCCATCCAGCTGGTCGCCCGCGAGGGTCGTTTCGCCCAGCTGCGTCTGCCCTCGGGCGAGATCCGCAACGTCGACGTGCGCTGCCGCGCCACGATCGGCGAGGTGGGCAACGCCGAGCAGACCAACATCAGCTGGGGCAAGGCCGGCCGCATGCGCTGGAAGGGCGTGCGCCCGACCGTCCGCGGCGTCGTCATGAACCCGGTCGACCACCCGCACGGCGGTGGCGAGGGCAAGACCTCCGGTGGCCGTCACCCGGTCAACCCGAACGGCAAGCCCGAGGGCCGCACGCGTCGTCCGAACAAGGAATCCGACAAGTACATCGTGCGTCGTCGTCGTACCGGCAAGAACAAGCGATAA
- the rplW gene encoding 50S ribosomal protein L23 gives MSGSINKDPRDVIIAPVVSEKSYGLIDEGKYTFLVDPRSNKTEIKQAIERIFDVSVSSVNTLNRPGKRRRTRFGWGQRKATKRAIVTLKEGSIDIFGGPLA, from the coding sequence GTGAGCGGCTCCATCAACAAGGATCCCCGCGACGTGATCATCGCTCCCGTCGTGTCGGAGAAGAGCTACGGGCTGATCGACGAAGGCAAGTACACCTTCCTGGTCGACCCGCGCTCCAACAAGACCGAGATCAAGCAGGCGATCGAGCGCATCTTCGACGTCTCCGTGTCCTCGGTGAACACCCTGAACCGACCCGGCAAGCGCCGCCGCACCCGCTTCGGCTGGGGCCAGCGCAAAGCCACCAAGCGTGCGATCGTCACGCTCAAGGAAGGGTCGATCGACATCTTCGGAGGTCCGCTCGCCTGA
- the rplD gene encoding 50S ribosomal protein L4, with translation MANSVKTVKVDLPAEIFDVQANVPLMHQVVVAQLAAARQGTHKAKNRGEVSGAGRKPFKQKGTGRARQGSIREPQMTGGGIVHGPVPRDYSLRTPKKMKAAALRGALSDRARNGRVHVVEAIVTGETPSTKAAKEALASLGTGRKTMLVVIDRADDVAALSVRNLPAVHTLYADQLNTYDVLVADDVVFTQSAYEAFVARASGAKKEDAQ, from the coding sequence ATGGCCAACTCTGTGAAGACTGTCAAGGTCGACCTGCCCGCCGAGATCTTCGACGTGCAGGCCAACGTCCCGCTGATGCACCAGGTCGTCGTGGCCCAGCTCGCCGCCGCCCGTCAGGGCACCCACAAGGCGAAGAACCGCGGCGAGGTGTCCGGCGCAGGCCGCAAGCCCTTCAAGCAGAAGGGCACCGGTCGTGCCCGTCAGGGCTCGATCCGCGAGCCGCAGATGACCGGCGGTGGCATCGTCCACGGGCCCGTGCCGCGCGACTACTCGCTGCGCACCCCCAAGAAGATGAAGGCCGCCGCTCTGCGTGGCGCCCTGTCGGACCGCGCCCGCAACGGTCGCGTCCACGTCGTTGAGGCCATCGTCACCGGTGAGACCCCGTCGACGAAGGCCGCCAAGGAGGCGCTGGCGTCCCTGGGCACCGGTCGCAAGACCATGCTGGTCGTCATCGACCGCGCCGACGACGTCGCCGCCCTGTCCGTCCGTAATCTGCCCGCCGTGCACACCCTGTACGCAGACCAGCTGAACACCTACGACGTGCTCGTCGCCGACGACGTCGTGTTCACGCAGTCCGCCTACGAGGCGTTCGTGGCGCGTGCTTCCGGTGCCAAGAAGGAGGATGCCCAGTGA
- the rplC gene encoding 50S ribosomal protein L3, translated as MTNTRNVKGLLGTKLGMTQVWDEGSKLIPVTVVQADPNVVTQLRDEATDGYAAVQIAYGQIDPRRVTKPVAGHFEKAGVTPRRHLVELRTDDTSEYSLGQDVTVEIFEAGQKVDVVGTTKGKGFAGGMKRHGFAGVGASHGQHKNHRKPGSVGGAATPGRVFKGQRMAGRMGAVRQTTQNLTLHGIDVDNNLLLIKGAVPGPKGQVVLVRSAAKGA; from the coding sequence ATGACCAACACCCGTAACGTCAAGGGCCTGCTGGGCACGAAGCTCGGCATGACCCAGGTCTGGGACGAGGGCTCCAAGCTCATCCCGGTCACCGTGGTCCAGGCAGACCCGAACGTGGTCACCCAGCTGCGCGACGAAGCGACCGACGGCTACGCCGCGGTCCAGATCGCCTACGGCCAGATCGACCCGCGCCGCGTCACCAAGCCGGTCGCCGGTCACTTCGAGAAGGCCGGCGTGACCCCGCGCCGCCACCTTGTCGAGCTGCGCACCGACGACACCTCCGAGTACTCGCTCGGTCAGGACGTCACCGTCGAGATCTTCGAGGCCGGCCAGAAGGTCGACGTCGTCGGCACGACCAAGGGCAAGGGCTTCGCCGGCGGCATGAAGCGCCACGGCTTCGCCGGCGTGGGCGCCTCGCACGGCCAGCACAAGAACCACCGCAAGCCCGGCTCCGTCGGCGGCGCGGCCACCCCGGGCCGCGTCTTCAAGGGCCAGCGCATGGCCGGCCGCATGGGCGCCGTGCGTCAGACCACCCAGAACCTCACGCTCCACGGCATCGACGTGGACAACAACCTGCTGCTCATCAAGGGCGCGGTGCCCGGCCCCAAGGGCCAGGTCGTGCTCGTGCGCAGCGCCGCGAAGGGAGCCTGA
- the rpsJ gene encoding 30S ribosomal protein S10 has translation MAGQKIRIRLKSYDHEVIDVSARKIVDTVTRAGATVVGPVPLPTEKNVYCVIRSPHKYKDSREHFEMRTHKRLIDIIDPTPKAVDSLMRLDLPADVNIEIKL, from the coding sequence ATGGCGGGACAGAAGATCCGCATCCGGCTGAAGTCGTACGACCACGAGGTCATCGACGTCTCGGCCCGCAAGATCGTTGACACGGTCACGCGCGCAGGCGCGACGGTGGTCGGCCCCGTGCCGCTGCCGACCGAGAAGAACGTGTACTGCGTTATCCGTTCTCCGCACAAGTACAAGGACAGCCGCGAGCATTTCGAGATGCGCACCCACAAGCGGCTCATCGACATCATCGACCCGACGCCGAAGGCCGTGGACTCGCTCATGCGACTGGACCTGCCCGCGGACGTCAACATCGAGATCAAGCTCTGA
- a CDS encoding DUF3817 domain-containing protein: MIHSSVREPAHGGALPGPRTLFRVTALAEMVTWALLILAMVLKYSGTTEALMPVAGGVHGFVFLCYVVVVIAVWIDTRWAAGRGVAALASSILPFLTVPFERSVARRGEPAERWSVLESVEGADPAPRRLLRLVLRRPVVSALLAVAAVAVVFVVLLNAGPPSEWGG, translated from the coding sequence ATGATCCACTCCTCTGTACGCGAGCCAGCTCATGGCGGCGCGCTGCCCGGACCTCGGACCCTGTTCCGCGTGACCGCCCTGGCTGAGATGGTCACCTGGGCGCTGCTGATCCTGGCGATGGTGCTGAAGTACTCGGGCACCACCGAGGCGCTCATGCCGGTCGCCGGTGGGGTCCACGGCTTCGTGTTCCTCTGCTACGTGGTGGTCGTCATCGCCGTGTGGATCGACACGCGCTGGGCCGCGGGCCGGGGCGTGGCCGCGCTGGCCAGCTCGATCCTCCCGTTCCTGACCGTGCCCTTCGAGCGGTCCGTCGCCCGCCGGGGTGAGCCCGCGGAGCGCTGGAGCGTGCTTGAGTCGGTCGAGGGCGCGGACCCCGCGCCGCGGCGGCTGCTGCGGCTCGTGCTGCGTCGGCCCGTCGTGAGCGCCCTGCTCGCCGTGGCCGCGGTGGCGGTCGTGTTCGTCGTCCTATTGAACGCGGGCCCGCCAAGCGAGTGGGGCGGCTGA
- the tuf gene encoding elongation factor Tu → MAKAKFERTKPHLNIGTIGHVDHGKTTLTAAISKVLYDKFPDLNEARDFATIDSAPEERQRGITINISHVEYQTDKRHYAHVDAPGHADYIKNMITGAAQMDGAILVVAATDGPMAQTREHVLLARQVGVPALLVALNKADMVEDEELLELVEMEVRELLSSQDFDGDEAPVVKTSGLKALEGDEKWVKSVEELMEAVDEYIPDPVRDTDKPFLMPIEDVFTITGRGTVVTGRAERGTLSINSEVEIVGIRDLQKTTVTGIEMFHKQLDEAWAGENCGLLLRGLKRDDVERGQVVVAPGSITPHTNFEANVYILSKDEGGRHNPFYSNYRPQFYFRTTDVTGVITLPEGTEMVMPGDTTEMTVELIQPIAMEEGLGFAIREGGRTVGSGRVTKITK, encoded by the coding sequence GTGGCAAAGGCAAAGTTCGAGCGGACGAAGCCGCACCTCAACATCGGCACCATCGGCCACGTTGACCACGGCAAGACCACTCTGACCGCAGCGATCTCGAAGGTCCTGTACGACAAGTTCCCGGACCTCAACGAGGCCCGTGACTTCGCGACCATCGACTCCGCTCCGGAGGAGCGCCAGCGCGGCATCACCATCAACATCTCCCACGTGGAGTACCAGACCGACAAGCGCCACTACGCGCACGTCGACGCGCCGGGTCACGCTGACTACATCAAGAACATGATCACCGGCGCTGCCCAGATGGACGGCGCGATCCTCGTGGTCGCCGCCACCGACGGTCCGATGGCCCAGACCCGCGAGCACGTGCTCCTGGCCCGCCAGGTCGGCGTGCCGGCGCTGCTGGTGGCCCTGAACAAGGCCGACATGGTCGAGGACGAGGAGCTGCTGGAGCTCGTCGAGATGGAGGTCCGCGAGCTGCTGTCCTCGCAGGACTTCGACGGCGACGAGGCCCCGGTCGTGAAGACCTCCGGCCTGAAGGCTCTCGAGGGCGATGAGAAGTGGGTGAAGTCGGTCGAGGAGCTCATGGAGGCCGTCGACGAGTACATCCCGGATCCGGTGCGCGACACCGACAAGCCGTTCCTGATGCCGATCGAGGACGTCTTCACCATCACCGGCCGCGGCACCGTGGTGACCGGTCGCGCCGAGCGCGGCACCCTGTCCATCAACTCCGAGGTCGAGATCGTGGGCATCCGCGACCTGCAGAAGACCACCGTCACGGGCATCGAGATGTTCCACAAGCAGCTCGACGAGGCCTGGGCCGGTGAGAACTGCGGCCTGCTGCTGCGCGGTCTGAAGCGTGACGACGTCGAGCGCGGCCAGGTCGTCGTGGCCCCGGGCTCGATCACCCCGCACACCAACTTCGAGGCGAACGTCTACATCCTCTCGAAGGACGAGGGCGGGCGTCACAACCCGTTCTACTCGAACTACCGCCCGCAGTTCTACTTCCGCACCACCGACGTCACCGGCGTCATCACGCTGCCCGAGGGCACCGAGATGGTCATGCCGGGCGACACCACCGAGATGACGGTCGAGCTGATCCAGCCGATCGCCATGGAGGAGGGCCTCGGCTTCGCCATCCGTGAGGGTGGCCGCACCGTCGGCTCGGGCCGCGTCACCAAGATCACCAAGTGA
- the fusA gene encoding elongation factor G produces MAQDVLTDLNKVRNIGIMAHIDAGKTTTTERILFYTGVNHKLGETHDGASTTDWMEQEKERGITITSAAVTSFWKGTQINIIDTPGHVDFTVEVERSLRVLDGAVAVFDGKEGVEPQSETVWRQADKYNVPRICFVNKMDKLGADFYYTVDTIVSRLGAKPLVMQLPIGAENDFVGVVDLLSMKAFVWPGDAKGDVTMGAEYETREIPDDLKEKAEEYRAALVEAVAESDEELMEKYLEGEELSEDEIKAGVRKLTVNAEAYPVFCGSAFKNRGVQPMLDAVVAYLPNPLDAGAITGHAVGDEDTPMTREASKEAPFSALAFKIASHPFFGTLTFIRVYSGRLETGSQILNATKGKKERIGKLFQMHANKENPVDEVVAGHIYAVIGLKDTTTGDTLCNPNEPIILESMEFPEPVISVAIEPKSKGDQEKLSTAIQKLVAEDPTFRVSLNEETGQTEVGGMGELHLDVFVDRMKREFKVEANIGKPQVAYREAIKKTVEKVDYTHKKQTGGSGQFAKVQLKFEPLDTSEGETYAFENAVTGGRVPREYIPSVDAGIQDAMTFGVLAGYPMVGVKATLLDGAYHDVDSSEMAFKIAGSQAFKEGVRKAQPIILEPLMAVEVRTPEEFMGDVIGDLNSRRGQIQSMEDATGVKVVKALVPLSEMFGYIGDLRSKTQGRAVFSMVFHSYAEVPKAVADEIIQKSQGE; encoded by the coding sequence GTGGCACAGGACGTGCTGACTGACCTGAACAAGGTCCGCAACATCGGCATCATGGCCCACATCGATGCCGGCAAGACCACCACCACCGAGCGCATCCTGTTCTACACGGGTGTGAACCACAAGCTCGGTGAGACCCACGATGGTGCGTCGACCACCGACTGGATGGAGCAGGAGAAGGAACGCGGCATCACCATCACCTCCGCCGCGGTGACCTCCTTCTGGAAGGGCACCCAGATCAACATCATCGACACGCCCGGCCACGTCGACTTCACCGTCGAGGTGGAGCGTTCGCTGCGCGTGCTCGACGGTGCGGTCGCCGTGTTCGACGGCAAGGAGGGCGTGGAGCCCCAGTCGGAGACCGTGTGGCGCCAGGCGGACAAGTACAACGTCCCGCGCATCTGCTTCGTCAACAAGATGGACAAGCTCGGCGCCGACTTCTACTACACCGTGGACACCATCGTCTCGCGCCTCGGCGCGAAGCCGCTGGTGATGCAGCTGCCGATCGGTGCGGAGAACGACTTCGTCGGCGTCGTGGACCTGCTGTCCATGAAGGCCTTCGTGTGGCCGGGCGACGCCAAGGGCGACGTGACCATGGGCGCCGAGTACGAGACCCGTGAGATCCCGGACGACCTCAAGGAGAAGGCCGAGGAGTACCGCGCGGCGCTCGTCGAGGCCGTCGCGGAGTCCGATGAGGAGCTCATGGAGAAGTACCTCGAGGGCGAGGAGCTCTCCGAGGACGAGATCAAGGCCGGCGTGCGCAAGCTGACCGTGAATGCGGAGGCCTACCCGGTCTTCTGCGGCTCGGCCTTCAAGAACCGCGGCGTGCAGCCGATGCTCGACGCCGTCGTGGCGTACCTGCCCAACCCGCTCGACGCGGGCGCCATCACCGGTCACGCCGTCGGCGACGAGGACACGCCGATGACCCGCGAGGCCTCGAAGGAGGCCCCGTTCTCGGCGCTGGCGTTCAAGATCGCCTCGCACCCGTTCTTCGGCACGCTGACCTTCATTCGCGTGTACTCGGGCCGCCTCGAGACCGGTTCGCAGATCCTCAACGCCACCAAGGGCAAGAAGGAGCGCATCGGCAAGCTGTTCCAGATGCACGCGAACAAGGAGAACCCGGTCGACGAGGTCGTCGCCGGTCACATCTACGCGGTCATCGGGCTGAAGGACACCACCACCGGTGACACCCTCTGCAACCCCAATGAGCCGATCATCCTCGAGTCGATGGAGTTCCCGGAGCCGGTGATCTCCGTGGCCATCGAGCCGAAGTCGAAGGGCGATCAGGAGAAGCTCTCCACCGCCATTCAGAAGCTCGTCGCGGAGGACCCGACCTTCCGCGTCTCCCTCAACGAGGAGACCGGCCAGACCGAGGTCGGCGGCATGGGCGAGCTGCACCTGGACGTCTTCGTCGACCGCATGAAGCGCGAGTTCAAGGTCGAGGCCAATATCGGCAAGCCGCAGGTGGCCTACCGTGAGGCCATCAAGAAGACCGTCGAGAAGGTCGACTACACCCACAAGAAGCAGACCGGCGGTTCCGGTCAGTTCGCCAAGGTGCAGCTGAAGTTCGAGCCCCTGGACACCTCCGAGGGCGAGACCTACGCGTTCGAGAACGCCGTCACCGGCGGCCGCGTGCCGCGCGAGTACATCCCGTCGGTGGACGCGGGCATCCAGGACGCGATGACGTTCGGCGTGCTGGCCGGCTACCCGATGGTGGGCGTCAAGGCGACCCTGCTCGACGGCGCCTACCACGACGTCGACTCCTCCGAGATGGCGTTCAAGATCGCCGGCTCGCAGGCGTTCAAGGAGGGCGTGCGCAAGGCTCAGCCGATCATCCTGGAGCCGCTCATGGCGGTCGAGGTGCGCACCCCCGAGGAGTTCATGGGCGACGTCATCGGCGACCTGAACTCCCGCCGCGGCCAGATCCAGTCCATGGAGGACGCCACCGGCGTGAAGGTCGTCAAGGCCCTCGTGCCGCTGTCGGAGATGTTCGGCTACATCGGCGATCTGCGCTCCAAGACGCAGGGCCGTGCGGTGTTCTCGATGGTCTTCCACTCGTACGCCGAGGTGCCGAAGGCCGTCGCCGACGAGATCATCCAGAAGTCCCAGGGCGAGTGA
- the rpsG gene encoding 30S ribosomal protein S7 — protein MPRKGPAPKRPLVVDPVYGSPLVTQLINKVLIDGKKSTAERIVYGALEGAQQKNGADPVVTLKKAMDNIKPALEVRSRRVGGATYQVPVEVKPGRSTALALRWLVGFSKARREKTMTERLMNEILDASNGLGGAVKRREDTHKMAEANKAFAHYRW, from the coding sequence ATGCCTCGTAAGGGACCCGCGCCGAAGCGCCCCCTCGTCGTCGACCCCGTCTACGGCTCCCCGCTGGTCACGCAGCTGATCAACAAGGTGCTCATCGACGGCAAGAAGTCCACCGCCGAGCGCATCGTCTACGGCGCGCTCGAGGGCGCCCAGCAGAAGAACGGCGCCGATCCGGTCGTGACGCTCAAGAAGGCCATGGACAACATCAAGCCGGCCCTCGAGGTGCGTTCGCGCCGCGTGGGCGGCGCCACCTACCAGGTGCCGGTCGAGGTCAAGCCGGGCCGCTCCACGGCCCTGGCCCTGCGCTGGCTGGTCGGTTTCTCGAAGGCCCGCCGCGAGAAGACCATGACCGAGCGCCTCATGAACGAGATCCTCGACGCCTCGAACGGTCTGGGCGGCGCTGTGAAGCGTCGCGAGGACACGCACAAGATGGCTGAGGCCAACAAGGCGTTCGCCCACTACCGCTGGTGA
- the rpsL gene encoding 30S ribosomal protein S12 gives MPTIQQLVRKGRSPKVVKTKAPALQGNPMRRGVCTRVYTTTPKKPNSALRKVARVRLNGGVEVTAYIPGEGHNLQEHSIVLVRGGRVKDLPGVRYRIVRGALDTQGVKGRGQARSRYGVKKEKK, from the coding sequence GTGCCTACGATTCAGCAGCTGGTCCGCAAGGGCCGCTCACCGAAGGTCGTCAAGACCAAGGCCCCTGCACTGCAGGGGAACCCCATGCGTCGTGGCGTGTGCACCCGTGTGTACACCACGACCCCGAAGAAGCCGAACTCCGCGCTCCGTAAGGTCGCCCGCGTGCGCCTCAACGGCGGCGTCGAGGTCACCGCGTACATCCCGGGGGAGGGCCACAACCTGCAGGAGCACTCGATCGTGCTCGTGCGCGGTGGCCGCGTGAAGGACCTTCCGGGCGTGCGGTACCGCATCGTCCGCGGCGCCCTCGACACCCAGGGCGTCAAGGGACGCGGTCAGGCCCGCTCCCGCTACGGCGTGAAGAAGGAGAAGAAGTAA